The nucleotide window AGTACAGTatcatgttcatacattttaaaaatcaaatcaccTGGTTTCTCCCTACGTATGTAATTGTGCAGCGCACATGCTGCTACAACCAACTTAACCTGTGTTTGTAAGGGGTATGGAGGAGCGGACATCAGTATAGGGAAACGTGACTTTAGAGCCCCAAAACTACGCTCAGTGGCGTTTCTTAGTACTGCGTGCCTTTGATTGAATAGTTCTCTTGAATCTCGAGGAGGATAACCACCAGAATACTCATTTAAATGACAAGAGATCCCATTGTATGGAGCGATGAATCCTGGCATATTAGTATATTTGTTGTCCACAAGGTAATACTTCCCTACATTGTCAATTTTTCAACCAGCAATAGGGGCAAAAGAGTACTAAATTAGTTGAAGAAATAAGAATGATTACATAAATTGGCATCAGAAATCCTCAAAGGCActttaaaaggaaaaaggtaaaagtcatataatatatataaaaaaaagggaccCTCAAAAGCTGCATAATTATGGCGTTTCGCTAGGGTGGACAAATAAACTTCTAGTGAGCTAAGATGTGAGAGAAACAAAATACCTTCAGGGACCTGCAACTTGTTCCGCCTCGTGAGTGCTGAGTTCAGAACTCGCAGATCTGATGCTGAGCCTTCCCATCCAGCTAGAACATAATGAAACCTCAGATCAAAGGAGCATGCAGCCAGAACATTTTGTGAAAGTAGTCCATTCTTATTACGGAAAGGTCCTTGCTCATCTATACCAACCATCACTGGAATGTGTATCCTATCTACCGCTCCAACACAATCCTGGCagcaaataatttatattttgatcgaagtcacccaaaaaaaagatattgattgAACTCAAATTACTTTAGGATTACCTTAAAATATGGATAAAATCTAGGATCTTCCAAGATTTCTGGTGGAATATCGGATCCTGGAGGCTGAAAGAAATCTAATGAAATTGCCATGATAGCATTCAAAACATTGTTAAAATGGCGACTGATGGTTTCTCCTGAATATCGGAACAATTCTTGAACAGCACGAGTGCGTAGATTATGGCCAATAATGAACAAGAATATGGCTAATTGTTCCTCAATCTTGATTCTGTTCGTATGGCGTAGCAGGCCCTTGCTGTGCAGAATATCACATAACTTGTAGAATGCCTGCTTATCCATACGAAAATTTTCAAGACAGCGGTCACTTTGGCCGCTTAGAACCTCATCTACAAATTTGGTACCATTAGGTAAACTTAGTTCTTTGGGCATATAGTTACTGAAAACTCCATCCTTTTCATCATCAGAGTTCTCCATGGCAAAATCAACCTCTGCACTCAATATATGTTGATCAGACTCATCATGTGAAAAGCAAGAAACCATACACTTAATTACTGTACAAACCAGGACAAAGCATAGAGGaaattattagagaataatataaattatatcttgaggtCTCGcataatagcttaagcttttaggttgagataattatttgataaggtATCAAAGTCTTAATGACCAAAAGGTCATGAATTCGAATCTCACCACCacattctaattaataaaattaaacacaaggtaatAATGggtctatgcaagtttcaagtccaaacctaacaacttaagcttTTGGGAATATATAGTTCTTTGATAGAAACAAGACAACACAAAACAATAGTGGAAATAGGAAACAACAAAGCCCCAATTTAACATAGAGCACACTCAGTtgagaagaagaataaaattacaaagagaACGTGATGCAGGTGAGTCAGTCATCTTGAATTATCCATGATAAGTTGGAAAATAGGCGAACCCAGATGAAGGATAGATTCAACAACAAGCCTGTTTTACCAGAAAGTAAATGGAATGAAATCAAAAAATCTACTACTGAATACACAAATGCCATGCTCAAATTGTACCATGCAACAGCATCTTGCTTGTAAAACATCCTGTGATCTATGAAATTGTATCATAAGAAAA belongs to Populus nigra chromosome 18, ddPopNigr1.1, whole genome shotgun sequence and includes:
- the LOC133678257 gene encoding uncharacterized protein LOC133678257: MENSDDEKDGVFSNYMPKELSLPNGTKFVDEVLSGQSDRCLENFRMDKQAFYKLCDILHSKGLLRHTNRIKIEEQLAIFLFIIGHNLRTRAVQELFRYSGETISRHFNNVLNAIMAISLDFFQPPGSDIPPEILEDPRFYPYFKDCVGAVDRIHIPVMVGIDEQGPFRNKNGLLSQNVLAACSFDLRFHYVLAGWEGSASDLRVLNSALTRRNKLQVPEGKYYLVDNKYTNMPGFIAPYNGISCHLNEYSGGYPPRDSRELFNQRHAVLRNATERSFGALKSRFPILMSAPPYPLQTQVKLVVAACALHNYIRREKPGDLIFKMYEHDTVLQMEESLPPLEVEHPLMQVENPALDIAFDTEQLEFSSQLRDSIAGEMWDDYISDLSTM